The nucleotide window ggcagGCCAGGTCCCACAGTGGTTCTGCCCCTCCACCAGCCCCAGCAGGGCTTGTCCCCAGAAGAGGGACACTCACCAGAGGGAGACCTGCTCACTGGTGGCCTTTTTGAGCACACATGCCCAAGGGCGAGTGGGAGCTGTATCCCTGTCATCTGCAGGAAAGCCCCCACCTTGGTGACCCCTGCTTGTCAATGCTTCCCAGCCTTTTCTGCCCCTCTCCCAGGCCTgtgtcctccccctcctctctgccCACTGCTGTCCCCTCAGGCCCTCACCGAGTGTGGCAACAGGAGGTGtggagaccccagggactctgccTGTAGCATGTACGTTGGTCCTTGCAGGCAGGTGGATGAGGGGTACTGGAGGTGCTCCCTCCCAAGCGTACGTTGGTCCTTGCAGGCAGGTGGATGAGGGGTACTGGAGGTGCTCCCTCCCAAGCGTCAGCACcaggccatttccacctcctctcccctctacagcagtggtccACCATCCCTGTGGAGACTCTGAGGAGGCACCTGGTAGCACCGTGGGTTACACTAACCCAGAGCTGGAACTCCCAGGGGGCAAGCTGGTGCAGTTAGAGAGGACGGCCTAAGGAACCTACCCGGTATTGCCACGGactggactggatggcaggggtTCCATGGCTACCCTAGTCTTCCCGACAGGGCTGGGCTTGGAGTCCTGCTAAGATGTTGGAGCCCCCCATCCCCCCCGCAAGGTGCGTGCTCCGTTCCCTCACGCAAGGAGGCTGGGTTGGGCACAGCGGAGGCCTCTGTATTGGGGGTCCCGCTCTTTATTGGCATCCCGGGCTAGGCCAGGGCGGGGCGGCGGCGGGGGGCCCAGGCTCAGGAGCGAGCAGGACCAGGCTGGGCCGCGGGCCGCTGGCGCTGGCATAGCTCAGCGCCAGCCGTTCCAGGCGTCTCTTGCGCAAGGCCGCCTGCGCAGTGAGGTGCAGGGGGCGAAGCAGCACCGGTGGTGGCGCGCCCGGGCCTCGCAGCAGGAAGTCAAAACCTGCGCGGTCCCGCGGGTCATAGAAGAGCGGCCCGCGGGCTGGGTCGGGGCCCGGCGGCCAGGCGAATGGGAAGGGCAGCGTGAAGTCTTCTGTCAGCACGCGGATAGCGAAGTCCTCCTCCTTGCCCAGCGCGCGGTAGGCGCGCCCGATGCCTCGGAAGTGCGCCTCCCAGAGCTGGGGGTCCCCGCCGTAGATGTCTGGGAAGGGGGGCTCCGGGACGGCGGCCACACCTGCGGGGGATGGGGTGGTGGCAGGGACAGTATGGGAAtacgcacaggcctggggccaacCTTCCAGGGAGCTTGGAGAAGCTCCTGAAACGTGCCACCTGGAGGGCCCGGAGAGGCAGGGAGGGGCATGGACGGAGGGGCCCGAGCCTCGTTCCTGAGGGGCAGGCAGCAGCAAAGACATGGAAGTCCCCCCTCTAGCAGGCTCAGTGTGAGGAGCATTGTGCACTCCTAGCTGTGATGGAGTCGCAAGTTCCAGATGGGAGAGATTGGGTGGTCTGATCAGATGATCATGAGGGAACTCACAGCCAAGACAAGATTTGAGGGTTTGCCTGGTGGGGGGCGTTGttggggcgggggctggggagGCCCTCAGAGCCTCTGTGGAGCATCTCTGTGAAGGCCTACCCAAGAGGAGCTGGAAGTTGGGAGGAGGGTGAGGCCGGGCCTcttctggcttggcagaagtggGGGTCCAGGAGTGCGGTCCCACTGGGGAAGTCTGGCTGGGGTTCTGTTGGACTCCAAGGGTGGTCCAAGAAGAAGCCAGAAACCTCTAGATATCTGTTTGATGGCCTTTGGGGGTAACGTGTGCCCCCATGTCCCACAATCCTATAGGAACACAGTCCTTGGCCCCTGGCTAGAAGGAGTGGGGGTGTCAGGTTCCTTGAAGCCTCTCCCTCCATGGCCACAGCCTGCCAGGGGCCTGTCCCAGCTCGTGGCCTGACCAGGAGACGTGCCTTACCCCGTCCCACGCATTCAGGGAGGAGGGCATAgaggcaccccacccccatggggcCTAAGCAGTGACCTGGGCCTTGGCAGCGTGTGGTGCTGGTGACCTGAGCCTGAGCTGTCCCAGTGAAGTGCAGATTAGCGTGTGTTCAAGAGCAAGCTGGAAGGAGTGACTGGGAGGCAGCCAAGTCTAAACAGCCCCCAAGTGGCCTCGCTGTAAACTGGGGGCAGTGGTTGCCAAGATAGGGGTCAGGGGGTGTGAGCTCAATGTGCTATTGAGGCAGGGGAGGTTGTAGTGAGGGGGGCAGTCCTGTGCTGGGCAGAAGGGCTGGCTAGCTGTCCCTCTTGGTGGGAGGAGCGCTGGGCTCAGCAGGAAGTTGGCCTTGGGGTGCCTAGGAAGCACACACTTGGGACAGACCCAGGTGCAGAGTTCTTCCAGTGGCTCCTGGTTGCCAAGGGAAGCTTGGGCACTAAGCGGGTGGTGAGGTGGGGGCTTGAGGTTTTTACCTGGAGACAGAGGGCCTAGGGGCTTCAGGACTGTCAGACAGAGAGAGCATTGGGGGTTATAGTCTGACAGCGCGAGGTTCATaagcaggggcaggggtgggtggatCCTGGAAGCTCTCAGGTCAGGAGTCCCTAGACTTCGGATAGAAAGCCAGACCCCACCCTGCCACTGCCACCtggccctccctcctctctcccttcccctccaaaGCCTCACCTGGAGTGGTGGAGGGCAAAGATGAAGGCGGCAGACCTgcggggctggggtccccagcacAGGGAGAAGCCATGGCAGTATCCCAAGGGTCAGGCATCTGTTTCCCTGGCTGCGGTGGGGAAGGGGCGGGGGATGGGCTGGTTTCTAGGAAAGAACCCTACATTTAAAGGGTCCCCACTGAGGTGGGCGGGAGCTGGGAGGGCTCTGAATGTCTCACCTGGCCACGTCTCCATCGTTGACTCTGCTCACAGCACCCAGCATCCTTAGGGCAGAGTGGGAAGAGAGAACAGCCCCCAGGTCAAATGAAGGAGCCTGGAGACTCACTCTCTGCTACCAAAGGCTTCGGACACCCTGTGCAGGCAGGCCCTTGTGGGTCAGAACCGGCCCCGTGGCTCTGGTCTCTGTTGGGAGGTAGCACTGAAGTGAAGGGCTGGTACCCAGGAAATtggttgtttgagcccatcagagacagaatcacacacacacacacagacatatacccacacagacacacacacacacacacacacacacacacacacacagaggtagGCCTGCTGTGTCCTGCTGCGTGGCTGAGAGAAGAACCCACTGGAAGGGAAGGGAATGGAGTGAAACAGGAAAGAAGCACAGTTGAGGGAAGGAAGGATACAATGTGACGAGGctggcttccccacccccaggccgGGGCTGGAAAGACCTTCTCTGATGGCCCTTGTGCCTGTCACAGCCTGCCACCCAGACGCAGTCCCCAGGGCAGGTCATGGGCTCTGTCCGACGAGACCCGTCTGTCTGCAAGGTGAACCCATCCAACCCCAACCACCGCACAACCCCCTGTCCTTGGAGAGAGGGCAAGAAGGCGACCGGGGACTGGCACTGCCCCTGTCCACTTGTGAGAGGGAACTGTACCCCTCCCTCCTCTTGTGGGGGTGATCAGTCATATGGTCCCTGTGCCCCATAGTGTCTACCGACCCCAGTCCCCGTAGTGACTAAGGCCATGTCTTTTCTTGCCTCACCCccatccaccaccaccagaagCATGCTGTACCCTGACCCACACTGGAATTTAAACCAATAGAAGCTTgctgctcctccccacccccaccaaacccACTCACAGGGCACCaggggccggggggtggggggcgctgcCTCCAGGGCTCTGCAGCATCCCAAGCCCCCACCTCTTCCAGCTGCCCGTGGGTCAGGGTCTTTGGCATGTGGCCCCATGGTGCCCGCCTGGCTCCTTCCCTATGCcagaaccctctacctccctctcAGGATGCAGGCAGCCACCTCAAGGCCCCACCCATTCATCTCCCCATCTCTGAAGCCTTGCTGTGCAAGGTCACCTTCAGAGGATCCCAGATTGGGACGTGGATTTCTGGGGGGTCTTGCATGCACCTGAGTACACAGACCCCAAGACAAGGCTTGAGGGCTGTAACCCTAAGAACCCATGGTAGGAGGAGGCGGGACCAGGTGGTGTCAGATAAGAGATCACTGCCAGAGGCCGGGGGTCTGAGGGACACCAGACAAAGGGTGCCGCCGACCCAGCCTGGCCAACATGGGAGAGGCCGTGCCAGGCAGACAAGGAAATGGGGGTGCTTGCCTTGGGATACAGGGTCAGAGCCTAGGTGCGGATTAGGGTGGATGGGAGCACAAGAGTGCctgcccaaccccctcacccccattcaGGTCAGTAGCAGTTCAGCTGGAGAAGCACACAAACAGGTTAATACAGAAGTCGAAGACATCCTGCTAAAAACCTGGAGATAGATTGGCCAGCAGGGCGCAGAGGACCACCTCTGGAAGTGTGACATGGACACTGAGAGGACATGGCCCTCCAGAGATGCagcaccccctgccccaccccccagaagctgATGGACAACAGCCCAGGGTCCTCATGATCATCCAAACACCCTcctctctccacagcccctcgtttcctccctcccccttcatgagAGCTGGGCTCCCTCCATGCTGCCCAGAGATACAGAGGGgctgctggggggggggtgcggctGCTGACCACACACCCACTCCTCTACGCTCCCCAATAATCCTTGCCTGGCCCGGCCACTGCCTctgagttatttttaaaatctcatttcAGAAAGTGGAGGAGAAAACCTTTCCCGTTTCCTATTTtccctcttgatttttttttctgtgagggattaggggtgtgtgtgtgaaggaggaGTCCTTCGGCAGTCCTCTTGGGGACACAGGGACCAGATGCTGGCCCTGCACCCCCACCCTTCCCAAGGATGCCCAGGACAAGACCCCATTCTGCAGCCCTGACCTCTTGGTCatggtgcagggcctgggacAGAAGCTTCTGGAAGCAGTGACATGAAGAGTAAAGAGGCAGGGAGATCCAGGGAGGGAGGACTTGACCCCAGGGGCTCTCAGGACACCCCTACCCCAGGAGGTCGAGCAATGGAGACAATGAGTTCCTGGGCCCTCTGACTGAGTGGGTCATCAGGGGCCTGGGCCCTGGGAAAGGGCAGTGTGTGAGCCATTACAGGGGGGACGAGGGAGTGTAGCGAAGCAAAAAAGATGGAGGAGCCCGTGGGGGTTGCAGTGAGGACACTGTCCTCCCCTACCCCCAACAGCGAAACTACCACCCCGACCCCAGACTGTTGGGCCAGCCCCAACAGGTGTTCGGAGTTCGGGATGAAGGAAGCCAGAGCTCTCAGTCCGGAGAAATCCAGAGGGCTGCACGGAGGTGGTGCCTGCTAGGCTGACACCCTTGAGGGATTCCCTTTAGGAACTCTGGGCAGGGTGGGACCTgactgaggggtgggggaggctgaTGTAGTTAAAAGCTGACCAAGGCTTTGTGGATGGACCTGCCTGGGGACAGAGCTGGGGGCTGGGAGCTAGCCTGGCTTGGGGCTGACCCAGGAGCTGGGGGagcaggagaggagccagtcctgGCTGGGGCCAGTCCTGGCTGGGGCCAGTCCTGGCTGGGGCCAGTCCTGGCTGGGGCCAGTCCTGGCTGGGGCCAGTCCTGGCTGGGGCCAGTCCTGGCTGGGGCCAGTCCTGGCTGGGGCCAGTCCTGGCTGGGGCCAGTCCTGGCTGGGGCCAGTCCTGGCTGGGGCCAGTCCTGctggaggggggggcgggggtagggggTCTGACAGGCTAGAGGAGGACCAGACCGGAGCTGGGAGGGGCTTAGGAAGCTATGGTGGTCCCAGGTAGCAATGAGAGCCCACTGACAAATGAGGAGGGCGGggcgggagggaaggagaaacagTCTCCCCACGCACGTGGCTCCAGGCCCAGGTGCCGCTGGCTTCTGCCTAGTCGTTACTCCagaggcgggggcgggcgggcggtCCACGCCCCCTCCCCCTGGCGCGGCCCCTCCCCTCCCGCGCGGCTCCTGCCCGGGCCCACATTGCCATCTGCTGGTGACAGCGGCAGGCGCAGCCCGGAGGtccgctccccctccccgcccagaAGGCGAAGgaacagagggggaggggggctgtcagAGCAGGAGTCTTGGAGGTAGGTCGGCCagcccccccctcctcccccccccagaGTTCCAGGCTGAGTGGAAGTGGGAACCTTGCCTCAGGATAGACCTCCTGCTGACAGCTGGACATGTGGGCTTCTTTGGCCCACCACTGCCCTCAGCCTGAGTGCCATCCTATACCTAGGTGGTGAGGTTGCTGCCCAGCCCAAGGGCTCTGCAGGCCAGCCCTGTAAAGATTGGCTCCCCAGGTCCTGGGTGCCCTGAGACCTGGAGTCTCTACATGGCACAAGCCAGTGAACTCCCCCCTGCTTTCATGTTCTATCTGGGGAGCCCCTGGTCCAtgtcaggctagtgtaccccagcCACAGTCTGTCATCATCTGCCTGTGGAATAACAAGCACCCCATTTGTCTGCCCCCCGTGGGCTGGGGAAAGGCAGGACTCCGGGGGTTGGGGGTCTCTGCCCTTCAGGGAAGCCCCAGGATACACACCCCCTCTCAGCCTCAGACAAGAACAGCACCCACCTTGTGGAGGATGAGGGCTCAGACCAGGTGCCACCTGGCGGCTGCCAGCTCCTGGGGCCGGGGAAGGCCTGGGGGACGGGTCATGCCAGCCATCCTCCTGTCAGCACCCTATCACGAGCTGGGACCCCTGCCACCACCCAGGGAGGACAGAGGGGTGTCCCTGCCACCTCCTGGGATGGACATTGAGAACTGGCTGGTTTCCCTCAGACCCTGCACCCAGCCCTCTCAGGGGGAGGTGGCACTGACCCGGGACAGAGGGACCCAGCCTGGAGTGCCAGAACAGGGACTTGCACCCTAGGGACCAGCTCCAAAGGCCAATGGTTTCTAGGGGTGGACAGTGGCCTTCTGTTGCTTCTGAAGCTTCTCCCCTTTGACCCTGGCTGCAGGCACGCGGCAGTCCACAACCAGCTGAGGCACAGGGGTGAGCTAGCTGACCCAGGAGTCACCCTCCACACCAAGCCTGGAGCACCCTCCCTCACCCGCCACACGCGGGCTAAGAAGCCCCaagtcctccagctgcagggacaGGAACGCGGGCCTTACTGGGAGCGCCTAGGCTGCCTTCTGACTCATGCCTGCCCTGCAGCTGTGTAGCCCCAGGCCCAGCTCAGCACCACAGCTGGGTGTGAAGGGGTGACCCTATGTCTACATCACGCAGAATGCCAACCACAAAAGGCCGTGACAAACGTGACCAAGTAAGCCGCTAAAAGCAACACGTACTGATCAGGCCCCGCCAGGCTTGCTGGGCCCCTGTCTCCACATCTCTCGAGGCTATCACCAAGCTGCCAGGTGGGACTAGGTCTCACTCGAGGCTGGACTGGGCCAGGGCCCCTCCCTGGCTCCATGGTGTGGTGTTGCAGGCTGAGCCGCCCACGCTTGGCCAGGGCCATCGGCGCGCCTGCAGGAAGAGTGTATTTCATCCAGGGGCGATGCAGGGACGCTGCGTAGCCCTCCACTAAAAGGGGCCGTGATCTTTGTGAACGTTCCATAAAGACGCGCTGATTGAGGCTGGCTCAGGGCAAGGGCTGTGCATGGGAATGAGCGAGCCCCTCGGCATGCGGTCCTCACTGTGGTCACGTGGCTCATTCTAAACTCCCGGCACGCAGACACTGTCGACTCAGAGCCGCccacaagacagggtagagctgcccctgtgggtgtccgaaggtgctttcaaatggctgactttggggttagcagcccaacgagaaaggagccctgggtgggggggggggcgcaggggTTACACACTGCGCTGCAATACACAAGCCCAGCAGTTCTAAACCGCCGGCCGCTCCCCGGGAGGAAGACGGggcagtctgctcccgtaaagagtgacagtctcagagatccctgggggcagttctgccctgtccacagggtcgctgccagtcaactcaatggcggcgggggtgggggtttgAGATTGAGTCCAGCAGACAAAGGAGACCATCGCAGACTCTTGAAAGGTGTCAGATCAGGTCATCACGGCCACAGGCAGGACTGAGGACACGGGGAGAGGACATGATGGACACAGACACCATTAGAGATTAGACCGAGGATGGGGTCTGTCCCCGACCACCCAGCTCCTGGAGCAGTCTCAGCCAGCACGTCACAGAACAGGCAGGCATCACTTTGACCTGCCACATCGCcatgcccccccaccaccaccaagggcCAGTGTGCCAGGTCCAGTGCATATTCTGCCTGCACCTGCTGGCACATGCCAACCTGCACCATTCTCAGAACCCGGTGCCAGCCCCGCCACCTTGTCCGGCAGAGGGACACAGAGTTGGAGCCATTGTGACCTCAGGGTGAGGTCAGGCTGCGGGCGGGGGAGGGGCACGCAGAGACAGGGCTGAGCTGCCCGAGCGAGGACAAGGCGGTGCTGGGGCCTGAGACTCCCCGACAGCAGCCCCACCATGGACAGGCAGCAGGCTGACCCGCCGCAAAGCCGCTCATCAGCCGCATGGACTTCGTCATCTGGGTCCCAGAACCCCAGGTCAGCCACCTTGCTGTCTACACAGCCGGCTGCCGGCCCTCCCCTCTGCCAGCTGTGGCCTGGGCTCCCCTCTCTCTACGGTCAGTTCTAGAAGGAAGGGGCAGGACCTGCCCTTCCCTCTTGTTTATACTGGTTTCCGTGCCCTTTCCCACTCACATGTGGTCAGATGCATTGTCCTCCACCACGTCTGGCACTGTATCCCCACCGAGGACATGGCCCCTGCTCTGACCATAACCTGCTGCTTTTCCCATCCGCTGTCGTCACCAACACAGTGACACCTGTGGGGCTGATACCCCTCGGGAAGGCCTTGTCTTTCTAGGGTCTCCCCAAGTTCCCAGCTGTGACCAGAGGTCGTCTGGCCACTTGACCATCGCTCCCTGTCATGGGCGATATTTCAGTGACCCAGTGACCCTTGTCTGACCAGAAGGAACCCTGGCGCCACCGAGGGGTGAGacctgggctgctaacaccaagcaCAGTGGTTGAAGCCCACCGCCCGTGCTACAGGGCACAGGTGTGGCCGTCTGCTGCAGtcaagaattaaaaacaaaagacgTCACTGCTGTGGAGACAAACCCAACTCATAAGACCCTACGGACAGAGTAAAGCCATCCCTGTGAGTTTGTATCCCAGGCTGTCTGTCTGgtggagagcagacagcctcaactttctcccacggagaggctggtggttccaaacagctgaccttgcagtgaggagCCCAATGtgttacagcccaggaaacctcCAGGGTCATGGTGACTCGGGGTGGGCTCATGGGCAGGGGAGTTGGAGCCTGGGAGTGTCTGCTGTggtgaagaggggagggaggcctGGTATAAAAGTGGGCTGAAGATGGGACTGCTCATGTATATTGTCACATGCAAGGTCAGTAGCTGTACCCTGCTGGCCGCTCCTGGGCAGATTCACAGCTGAGGGATCCTGGGGGTCAGTTCTGCTCCACCCATACAGCGCcgggtcagaatcaacccagcCCCAGTGCGTTTGGGTCTTCTTTGGTGGAGAGCCTGTTCAGATTGCTTGCATATTTTGTATGTGGGCTCTTATCACTGGATCGTAAGGCCTTTTTATGGAAGTGGCTCTTGGGTAAAATCCTTTATCAGATATGTGTTTGGCAAAAATTGCTATCCCGTCCCTGGCTTGTCTTTTTATTCACTAAGCAGTGACTTCTCAATGAAGGCCGACTCTGGGCAGCACCAAAGCCCAGTCAGAGAAAACATTGCTCGTGCTGTCCGGGAAGGAGGGAGTTGTGGAGGTGCCCTGTGGGAGGGTCGGTCAAAAGGCACAGCTTCCAGAGCCTGGGTCCCACACACATAGGCCTGTTCCACATGTTGCAAGAAGTCTCTACAGTCcggggatggctgcagacaagttctgtcGGTAAAACATGTGTCCTAGTCTcattagggcagcagttctcaacctgtgggtcacgacccatttgggggttgaatgagtcataaaagtagcaaaattacaggtatgaagtagcaatgaaagtaacttTGTGGCTGGAGGGGGAATTGTGTGCAAGGGTGGAGAAGCACTGCATTAGGGTGTCTTCAAAAGGAAAAGGGGTGGGACGGGACACCAATCCAAACAGTGGCTTTCcaaaggatctgctgggccaggtcACCTCAAGACAGAGGCCGCAGCTCAGAAACTTAGGGGAACCCATTTTGGGGATTCTAAAGGGAGAGCCTTGGTTGATTTTCTTGAAGACGATCCCGGAGGTTTATTAGGAAGAGGTTTTCAGAAAATGGAGAGGCCAGGAGGGTGCACTAAGGAATGTTGGCTTCCGTGGGACCTGGCACCTGCTCGTTCTGAGGGCAGCCTGGGGCCCCAGAAGCACGTCCCTGGGGACACTCCACACAGACGTTGTCCTCACTGCAGCCCTGATCGCTGCCCTTCAGACCACTTCTtggtccccaaactcaaaggacacGCTGGAAAGGAACACTGCTGCTCCGACAGGGTGTAAATTGAAGCGCCGAGGATTAGGGGCGTGGGGGCTAGAGAGATGGAGACACCGACTTCAGAAGTGCGCAGTGCCGGATTGAGGATCCATCCGGAAACAACAGCCTCACCATTTGAT belongs to Tenrec ecaudatus isolate mTenEca1 chromosome 5, mTenEca1.hap1, whole genome shotgun sequence and includes:
- the C5H8orf90 gene encoding uncharacterized protein C8orf90 homolog, with translation MASPCAGDPSPAGLPPSSLPSTTPGEALGVAAVPEPPFPDIYGGDPQLWEAHFRGIGRAYRALGKEEDFAIRVLTEDFTLPFPFAWPPGPDPARGPLFYDPRDRAGFDFLLRGPGAPPPVLLRPLHLTAQAALRKRRLERLALSYASASGPRPSLVLLAPEPGPPAAAPPWPSPGCQ